Proteins encoded within one genomic window of Hahella chejuensis KCTC 2396:
- the hemE gene encoding uroporphyrinogen decarboxylase produces the protein MSELKNDRFLRALMRQPVDVTPVWMMRQAGRYLPEYRASRARAGSFMDLCKNAEFACEVTLQPLERFELDAAILFSDILTIPDAMGLGLYFETGEGPRFKKTVRTEADVNALHMPDADTDLGYVMNAVRTIRRELNGRVPLIGFSGSPWTLATYMVEGGSSKDFREIKKLAYGQPELLHLLLDKLADSVADYLNAQIRAGAQAVQIFDTWGGALTAAGYLEFSLAYMKKIVSKLQREADGRPVPVILFTKNGGQWLEHIADAGADALGLDWTTEISEARRRVGDRVSLQGNMDPAALYAPPAAIRDQVSRILASFGSGSGHVFNLGHGITPDVDPEHAKVFIDAVHELSAPYHQNA, from the coding sequence ATGTCAGAACTGAAGAACGATCGATTTTTACGCGCATTGATGAGACAGCCGGTGGATGTTACGCCGGTGTGGATGATGCGCCAGGCCGGACGTTACTTGCCTGAATATCGGGCTTCCAGGGCTCGTGCAGGCAGCTTCATGGACCTGTGTAAAAATGCGGAATTCGCCTGTGAAGTCACGCTTCAGCCACTGGAGCGTTTTGAGCTTGATGCGGCGATTCTTTTTTCTGACATCCTCACTATTCCTGACGCCATGGGGCTGGGCTTGTACTTCGAAACTGGAGAAGGTCCCCGTTTCAAAAAGACAGTAAGAACGGAAGCGGACGTCAATGCTCTGCATATGCCAGACGCGGACACAGATCTGGGCTATGTCATGAACGCCGTGCGCACCATTCGCCGGGAGTTGAACGGCCGCGTTCCCCTGATCGGCTTTTCCGGTAGTCCCTGGACCCTGGCTACTTATATGGTGGAAGGTGGTTCAAGCAAGGACTTCCGTGAAATCAAAAAGCTTGCATACGGACAACCGGAGTTGTTGCACTTGTTGCTGGATAAACTGGCGGATTCCGTCGCCGACTACCTGAATGCGCAAATTCGGGCTGGCGCGCAAGCCGTGCAGATTTTTGATACCTGGGGCGGGGCTCTGACTGCGGCGGGGTACCTTGAGTTTTCGCTGGCCTATATGAAAAAGATCGTGTCGAAATTGCAGCGGGAAGCGGACGGACGCCCTGTACCGGTGATTCTGTTCACCAAAAATGGCGGCCAATGGCTGGAGCATATTGCAGACGCCGGCGCTGATGCGCTAGGGCTCGACTGGACGACGGAAATCAGCGAGGCCAGAAGGCGAGTGGGCGACCGGGTTTCTTTGCAAGGTAATATGGACCCGGCTGCGCTATATGCGCCCCCTGCTGCTATTCGGGATCAGGTCTCGCGCATTCTGGCCAGCTTTGGTTCTGGCTCCGGCCATGTCTTCAACCTGGGGCACGGCATCACACCTGACGTGGACCCAGAGCACGCCAAAGTCTTTATCGACGCTGTTCATGAGCTGAGCGCCCCTTATCATCAGAATGCTTGA
- a CDS encoding FAD-dependent oxidoreductase, with translation MAERLSNNFQFLDVGRQDPEKVPVGRRKKQFREIYKPFKEEEVKNQAHRCLECGNPYCEWKCPVHNYIPNWLKLASEGNIMAAVELSHQTNTLPEVCGRVCPQDRLCEGACTLNDGFGAVTIGSTEKYITDTALALGWKPDMSKVAMTDKRVAIIGAGPAGLGCADVLIRNGVKPVVFDRYPEIGGLLTFGIPEFKLEKEVMVRRRKLFEEMGIEFRLNTDVGKDVAFADLLNEFDAVFLGMGTYNYMKGGFPGEELPGVYDALPYLISNVNRCLGYEKAPEDFVDMQGKRVVVLGGGDTAMDCNRTAIRQKAKSVTCAYRRDEANMPGSRKEVANAKEEGVKFLFNRQPVAIIGDERVEGVKVVQTRLGEPDENGRRRPEVVAGSEEILPADAVLIAFGFRPSPSPWFQEFGIDVDNGGRVIAPEQQQYKFQTTNPKVFSGGDMVRGSDLVVTAIWEGRQAGEGILDYLEV, from the coding sequence ATGGCGGAGAGACTGAGCAATAACTTTCAGTTCCTCGATGTGGGACGGCAAGATCCTGAAAAGGTTCCGGTTGGGCGTCGTAAGAAGCAGTTTAGAGAAATCTATAAGCCCTTTAAGGAAGAGGAAGTCAAAAATCAGGCGCATCGTTGCCTGGAGTGCGGCAACCCCTATTGTGAATGGAAATGCCCGGTGCATAACTACATTCCCAATTGGCTAAAGCTGGCGTCAGAAGGCAATATCATGGCGGCGGTTGAGCTCAGCCACCAGACTAACACCCTGCCGGAAGTGTGCGGGCGGGTATGTCCTCAGGACAGGCTGTGCGAAGGCGCCTGTACGCTGAATGACGGCTTTGGCGCTGTAACGATCGGTTCGACCGAGAAATATATTACGGATACGGCGCTGGCGCTGGGCTGGAAGCCGGATATGTCCAAGGTGGCCATGACCGATAAGCGGGTCGCTATTATCGGTGCCGGACCCGCTGGTTTAGGCTGTGCGGATGTCTTGATTCGTAATGGCGTGAAGCCTGTTGTATTTGATCGCTACCCGGAAATTGGCGGGCTGCTGACCTTCGGTATTCCAGAGTTCAAGCTGGAAAAAGAGGTTATGGTGCGTCGCCGCAAGCTGTTTGAGGAGATGGGGATCGAGTTCCGTCTGAATACGGATGTGGGGAAAGACGTGGCGTTTGCGGACTTGTTGAATGAATTCGACGCCGTCTTCCTGGGAATGGGAACCTACAACTATATGAAAGGCGGTTTCCCAGGCGAGGAATTGCCTGGCGTTTACGATGCGCTCCCGTACCTGATCTCCAACGTCAACCGTTGCCTGGGATATGAAAAGGCGCCGGAAGACTTTGTCGACATGCAAGGCAAGCGGGTGGTGGTCCTCGGCGGTGGCGACACCGCGATGGACTGTAACCGGACGGCGATTCGTCAAAAAGCCAAGTCAGTGACTTGCGCCTATCGCCGTGATGAGGCCAACATGCCAGGTTCCCGCAAGGAAGTGGCCAATGCGAAAGAAGAGGGCGTCAAGTTCCTGTTCAACCGTCAACCTGTCGCCATCATTGGCGATGAGCGGGTGGAGGGCGTGAAAGTGGTGCAGACTCGCCTGGGCGAACCGGACGAAAATGGCCGTCGCCGTCCTGAGGTGGTGGCGGGAAGCGAAGAGATATTGCCGGCGGATGCGGTGCTGATCGCGTTCGGCTTCCGTCCCAGCCCTTCGCCCTGGTTTCAGGAGTTCGGTATTGACGTCGACAACGGCGGACGGGTCATCGCGCCGGAGCAGCAGCAATACAAATTCCAGACCACTAACCCGAAAGTGTTCTCCGGCGGAGATATGGTGCGCGGCTCCGACCTGGTGGTCACCGCTATTTGGGAAGGCAGACAGGCGGGAGAAGGCATTCTCGATTATCTGGAAGTATGA
- the gltB gene encoding glutamate synthase large subunit, giving the protein MKTGLYQPGEFKDNCGFGLIAHMNGQASHDLLRTAIESLTCMTHRGGIAADGKTGDGCGLLIQKPDSFLRAIAKESFNIELGANYAVGMLFLNQDDAMAKAARERLESALAEQGVKTLGWRLVPTNTECLGPMALDCLPVIEQIFVEAPKGVNEHEFAVKLYIARRMAENALAEDKEFYICSLSSQVLSYKGLMMPVDLPNFYLDLGDVRLETAICVFHQRFSTNTAPRWPLAQPFRYLAHNGEINTIDGNRNWAMARASKFKSPHLPDLEALQPIVNRIGSDSSSMDNMLEVLLAGGVNLFRAVRMMIPPAWQNVDTMDPDLRAFYEYNSMHMEPWDGPAGVVLTDGRYAVCLLDRNGLRPARWVITKNGYITLASEVGTYGYKSEDVVAKGRVGPGQILAVDTHTGEVLHTQDVDNRLKSAHPYKKWLRENALRVETKLNQQTPEFTLMEKENLHEYMKMFMVSFEERDQVLRPLAESGQEAVGSMGDDAPMAVLSTRIRSVADYFRQKFAQVTNPPIDPLRETIVMSLETCLGAERNVFQETAQHANRIILSTPVLSPAKFFRIANLQREGFSVEKIKLSYRPELGLKQAIEAVADQAENAARNGRVLLILSDNGINQGELPINAFMATGAVHHRLVNKGLRCDANIIVETAWARDPHHFAVLFGFGATAVYPYLSYQVLNDLINTGEVLIDPIEAKNNYRKGINKGLLKILSKMGISTIASYRGAQLFEAVGLADDVVDLCFCGVSSRIQGASFYDFQAEQTELAKMAWAKRKPILQGGLLKFVHGGEYHAYNPDVVGALQKAVREGDYGVYQEYASYVNGRAPMTLRDLFKISDKVKPISIDEVEPLENILPRFDSAAMSIGALSPEAHEALAVAMNRLGGRSNSGEGGEDPARYGTEKRSKIKQVASGRFGVTPHYLVSADVLQIKVAQGAKPGEGGQLPGGKVNQLIARLRYAVPGVTLISPPPHHDIYSIEDLAQLIFDLKQVNPEALVSVKLVSEPGVGTIAAGVAKAYADLITISGYDGGTGASPLTSIKYAGSPWELGLSEAHQALRANDLRGNVRLQTDGGLKTGLDVVKAAILGAESFGFGTGPMVALGCKYLRICHLNNCATGVATQNKDLRDKHFQGTVEMAINYFKFVATETREWMAKLGVRSLEELVGRTDLLEILPGATAKQRNLDLTPMLSNDAIPADKPHTCQAERNAPYDKGRLAEEMVQAALPAIEANSGGEYEFHVTNCDRSIGARLSGEIARRHGNQGMAEKPLVFRLTGTAGQSFGVWNAGGLHMHLEGDANDYVGKGMTGGKLTIRPPQNSSFASQETSIIGNTCLYGATGGKLFAAGVAGERFGVRNSGAYAVVEGVGDHCCEYMTGGMVTVLGKTGYNFGAGMTGGFAYVLDLENRFVDRYNHELVEIHRITSEAMEAYRNYLRDVIDEHVRETGSAWAENMLDNFDDYVGRFWLVKPKAASLASLMDSTRARPE; this is encoded by the coding sequence ATGAAGACAGGTCTGTATCAACCAGGTGAGTTCAAAGATAACTGTGGTTTTGGTTTGATCGCCCATATGAATGGGCAAGCCAGCCATGATCTGCTGCGCACCGCTATTGAGTCCCTCACATGCATGACTCATCGAGGTGGTATCGCTGCGGATGGCAAAACCGGCGACGGTTGTGGGTTACTGATACAAAAGCCTGATTCCTTTCTGAGGGCGATAGCCAAAGAAAGCTTTAATATTGAGTTAGGCGCGAATTACGCGGTAGGCATGTTGTTCCTGAATCAGGACGACGCTATGGCGAAAGCCGCCCGCGAGCGCTTGGAGTCCGCGCTGGCCGAACAAGGCGTAAAAACCCTCGGATGGCGTTTGGTTCCTACGAATACGGAATGTCTAGGGCCTATGGCTCTGGATTGTTTGCCCGTTATTGAACAAATATTTGTTGAAGCCCCGAAAGGGGTTAATGAGCATGAGTTCGCAGTCAAGCTGTACATCGCCCGTAGAATGGCGGAAAACGCCCTGGCTGAAGATAAAGAGTTCTACATCTGTAGCTTGTCGAGCCAAGTGCTTTCTTACAAAGGGCTGATGATGCCCGTCGATCTGCCAAATTTTTATCTGGACCTTGGCGATGTGCGCTTGGAAACCGCTATTTGCGTATTCCATCAACGCTTTTCAACCAATACGGCCCCGCGTTGGCCATTGGCGCAGCCTTTCCGGTATCTGGCGCACAATGGCGAAATCAACACTATTGACGGTAACCGTAACTGGGCGATGGCGCGGGCGAGTAAATTCAAGTCGCCGCATCTGCCTGATCTGGAAGCATTGCAACCGATTGTGAACCGCATTGGCTCAGACTCTTCCTCCATGGACAACATGTTAGAGGTCTTGCTAGCCGGCGGTGTTAATCTCTTCCGCGCCGTTCGTATGATGATCCCGCCAGCGTGGCAGAACGTGGACACCATGGACCCGGATTTGCGCGCGTTTTATGAATACAACTCCATGCATATGGAGCCCTGGGATGGACCTGCCGGCGTCGTGTTGACGGACGGTCGTTACGCGGTCTGTCTGCTGGACCGGAACGGGTTGCGTCCAGCACGCTGGGTCATCACCAAGAATGGCTATATCACGCTTGCTTCAGAAGTGGGCACTTATGGATATAAATCTGAGGATGTCGTCGCCAAAGGGCGCGTCGGGCCGGGACAAATTCTGGCTGTAGACACCCATACTGGTGAAGTGCTGCATACTCAGGACGTGGACAATCGTCTGAAATCGGCGCATCCCTATAAAAAGTGGTTACGCGAAAACGCACTGCGTGTGGAAACCAAACTTAATCAGCAGACGCCTGAATTCACGCTGATGGAAAAGGAAAACCTGCATGAATACATGAAAATGTTCATGGTTTCCTTTGAAGAGCGCGATCAGGTGTTGCGTCCGCTGGCTGAATCCGGCCAGGAAGCGGTTGGCTCTATGGGAGACGATGCGCCGATGGCGGTACTGTCCACCCGCATTCGTTCTGTTGCGGACTATTTCCGCCAGAAATTCGCCCAGGTGACCAACCCGCCGATTGATCCGTTGCGGGAAACCATCGTCATGTCACTGGAGACCTGCCTGGGCGCTGAACGTAACGTATTTCAGGAAACGGCTCAGCACGCCAACCGTATTATCCTGAGTACGCCTGTGTTGTCGCCAGCCAAGTTTTTCCGAATCGCCAACCTGCAGCGAGAAGGTTTCTCGGTAGAGAAAATCAAGTTGTCGTACCGTCCGGAGCTGGGGCTGAAGCAAGCGATTGAAGCGGTGGCGGACCAGGCGGAAAATGCGGCGCGCAACGGCAGAGTGCTGTTGATTCTGAGCGATAATGGCATCAATCAGGGCGAACTGCCGATCAACGCCTTCATGGCGACAGGCGCGGTGCATCACAGGTTGGTGAATAAAGGCCTGCGTTGCGACGCTAATATCATCGTGGAAACAGCATGGGCGAGGGACCCGCATCATTTTGCCGTGCTGTTTGGTTTCGGCGCTACGGCGGTCTATCCATACCTGTCATATCAAGTGCTTAATGACCTGATTAATACGGGTGAAGTGCTGATCGATCCTATCGAAGCCAAGAACAACTATCGCAAAGGCATCAACAAGGGATTGTTGAAAATACTCTCCAAGATGGGAATTTCGACAATCGCGTCCTATCGCGGCGCGCAGTTGTTTGAAGCAGTGGGGCTGGCGGATGACGTCGTAGACCTGTGCTTCTGTGGCGTTTCCAGCCGCATCCAGGGCGCCTCTTTCTATGATTTCCAGGCGGAGCAGACAGAATTGGCCAAAATGGCCTGGGCCAAGCGCAAGCCAATACTGCAGGGCGGCCTGCTGAAATTCGTCCATGGCGGCGAATATCACGCTTATAACCCGGACGTAGTGGGTGCGCTACAGAAGGCTGTGCGCGAAGGCGACTACGGCGTTTATCAGGAATATGCGTCCTATGTTAACGGTCGGGCGCCGATGACACTGCGCGATCTTTTCAAAATCTCTGATAAGGTCAAGCCGATTTCGATTGATGAAGTTGAGCCGCTGGAAAACATACTTCCAAGGTTTGATTCCGCCGCCATGTCCATTGGAGCATTGTCCCCAGAGGCGCACGAAGCGCTGGCGGTTGCGATGAACCGTCTGGGCGGCCGCTCCAACTCAGGCGAAGGCGGGGAAGACCCTGCTCGTTATGGCACGGAAAAACGCTCCAAGATCAAGCAGGTGGCTTCAGGTCGCTTTGGCGTGACGCCTCACTACCTGGTCAGTGCGGATGTACTGCAGATCAAAGTGGCGCAAGGCGCCAAGCCCGGCGAAGGCGGGCAGCTTCCGGGCGGGAAGGTTAACCAGCTAATCGCGCGCCTGCGCTACGCCGTCCCGGGCGTGACCTTGATTTCTCCACCGCCGCATCATGATATCTACTCGATCGAAGATTTGGCGCAGTTGATTTTCGACTTGAAACAGGTCAATCCCGAAGCGCTGGTGTCGGTCAAGCTGGTGTCTGAACCTGGCGTCGGCACTATCGCGGCGGGCGTGGCCAAAGCCTACGCGGACTTAATTACGATTTCGGGATACGATGGCGGCACAGGGGCCAGCCCGCTGACGTCCATCAAATATGCGGGCTCTCCATGGGAGCTGGGGCTCTCCGAAGCGCATCAGGCGCTACGCGCCAACGATCTGCGCGGCAACGTGCGCCTACAGACGGACGGTGGCTTGAAGACCGGTCTGGATGTTGTGAAAGCTGCTATTCTGGGGGCGGAAAGCTTTGGTTTCGGCACAGGACCCATGGTGGCGCTGGGATGTAAATATCTGCGTATCTGCCACCTGAACAATTGCGCTACTGGCGTGGCGACGCAGAATAAAGATCTGCGCGACAAGCATTTTCAGGGCACAGTGGAAATGGCGATCAACTACTTTAAGTTCGTCGCGACTGAGACTCGTGAGTGGATGGCCAAGCTGGGCGTTCGTTCCTTGGAGGAGCTGGTTGGCCGTACGGATTTGCTGGAGATCTTACCAGGCGCGACGGCCAAGCAGCGCAACCTGGACTTGACGCCCATGCTGAGCAACGACGCCATACCTGCGGACAAGCCGCACACCTGTCAGGCCGAGCGTAATGCGCCATACGATAAAGGCCGTTTGGCGGAAGAGATGGTGCAGGCGGCGTTACCGGCTATCGAGGCCAATAGTGGCGGTGAGTATGAGTTTCATGTCACCAACTGCGACCGCTCCATCGGCGCTCGTTTGTCCGGCGAGATCGCCAGGCGACATGGCAACCAGGGTATGGCGGAAAAGCCTCTTGTGTTTCGGTTGACCGGAACTGCCGGACAAAGCTTCGGCGTGTGGAACGCCGGCGGCCTGCACATGCATCTGGAGGGCGACGCCAACGATTATGTGGGCAAAGGCATGACGGGCGGTAAGCTGACTATTCGCCCGCCGCAGAATAGCTCTTTTGCATCTCAGGAAACTTCGATTATCGGCAACACCTGCCTATACGGCGCCACTGGCGGTAAGTTGTTCGCCGCAGGCGTGGCGGGCGAGCGCTTTGGCGTGCGTAACTCCGGCGCCTATGCGGTCGTGGAAGGGGTGGGCGATCATTGCTGCGAATACATGACCGGCGGCATGGTGACGGTGCTAGGGAAAACTGGCTATAACTTTGGCGCGGGCATGACCGGTGGGTTTGCTTATGTTCTCGACCTGGAGAATCGCTTCGTCGACCGCTATAACCATGAGCTGGTGGAGATCCACCGTATCACCAGCGAAGCCATGGAGGCGTACCGCAACTATCTGCGCGACGTCATTGACGAGCACGTCCGGGAAACCGGTAGCGCCTGGGCGGAAAACATGCTGGATAACTTCGATGACTATGTAGGGCGATTCTGGTTGGTGAAACCCAAAGCCGCCAGCCTTGCATCGTTAATGGACAGCACTCGGGCCCGGCCTGAGTAA
- a CDS encoding AAA family ATPase: MQETGVQQEPAFALDVWREVYGVDGDPFDGRRADLLQVGRYGEVIENLRHLIHFAERIVALTAPKGGGKSLLLKRLIELEGEALRIVLLKPGLLEGAEALVIQLATGLELPTAESNLSTKVLLAEIMQSCERSFASGLRTLFIIDDAHELSDESLELLVTRFNPEQSGAFGLLLVGQLQITQQLARACGARGTSVQYVGVPPLDLSDTSRYLNEKLRAAGWSGGEGEIPPAVVGKLYQLSKGIPGRIDRLAGSLLLSAEAAKPKRSFSSSTKLYQLVSGFLLAIFVGGVGFIAWRYEAAPKVESATADASRVTIKLPAPEPEVEAPVIHTETPVEPVADVFDELPPESESGAKPEDAAAQTQKVEKEANQTVVVAAAPAKTPVEKVSADVESKYSDPALPAAVLKELAPVEEPESFTQIAAKKNPSKVKPLENNVPTAEVVDDLDHYFRTNEWLQSQASTAWTIQLLGSLHKESVQTFLRREGDTQDFYVKSLYQGKDWYVVLRGVYPSIEQAKEALAQLPQPLVEQGAWVRSISGLQGLVK, encoded by the coding sequence ATGCAAGAAACAGGCGTACAGCAGGAGCCAGCGTTTGCGTTAGACGTATGGCGTGAGGTCTATGGCGTAGACGGCGACCCTTTTGACGGCCGTCGCGCTGATCTGCTGCAAGTGGGGCGTTATGGCGAGGTTATTGAAAACCTGCGCCATCTGATTCATTTTGCGGAACGCATTGTCGCCCTGACCGCCCCGAAAGGAGGTGGTAAGTCTTTACTGCTAAAACGCCTGATTGAGCTGGAAGGCGAAGCGCTTAGAATTGTGCTGTTGAAGCCGGGTCTGTTGGAAGGCGCCGAGGCGCTTGTTATACAGTTGGCGACGGGCCTTGAACTGCCAACGGCTGAAAGTAACCTCTCCACTAAGGTTTTACTGGCGGAAATAATGCAGAGCTGCGAGAGAAGCTTTGCGTCAGGCCTGCGCACCCTTTTTATTATTGACGACGCTCATGAGCTGTCAGATGAATCTCTTGAGCTGCTTGTCACACGCTTCAACCCCGAACAATCCGGAGCCTTCGGCTTATTGTTGGTGGGGCAGCTACAGATCACTCAGCAGCTTGCCCGCGCCTGCGGCGCGCGGGGGACTTCCGTGCAGTATGTCGGCGTTCCGCCGCTGGACCTTAGCGATACTTCTCGTTATTTGAATGAGAAGCTCCGTGCGGCCGGGTGGAGTGGTGGTGAAGGAGAAATACCACCTGCGGTAGTGGGTAAATTATACCAACTAAGCAAGGGCATACCGGGACGAATTGATCGCCTTGCAGGGTCTCTGCTTCTCTCCGCTGAGGCGGCGAAGCCAAAAAGAAGCTTTAGTTCTTCTACTAAGTTGTATCAGCTGGTTTCCGGCTTTTTGTTGGCGATATTTGTGGGCGGCGTTGGCTTTATTGCGTGGCGCTACGAGGCGGCGCCCAAGGTGGAAAGCGCCACTGCAGACGCTTCCAGGGTGACAATAAAGCTCCCAGCGCCGGAACCAGAAGTCGAAGCCCCTGTTATCCACACCGAAACTCCCGTCGAGCCAGTCGCTGATGTGTTCGACGAGTTGCCGCCAGAATCAGAGAGCGGCGCGAAGCCAGAAGATGCGGCTGCTCAGACTCAGAAAGTTGAGAAAGAGGCGAATCAAACGGTGGTGGTTGCTGCGGCCCCTGCAAAGACGCCAGTAGAGAAGGTTAGTGCGGATGTCGAGAGCAAGTATTCTGATCCAGCACTGCCGGCAGCTGTTCTAAAAGAGCTGGCGCCAGTGGAGGAGCCTGAATCCTTCACTCAGATTGCGGCGAAGAAAAACCCTTCTAAAGTCAAGCCATTGGAAAATAATGTCCCTACTGCAGAGGTTGTGGACGACTTGGACCACTATTTCCGCACTAATGAATGGCTTCAGTCACAGGCGTCGACAGCCTGGACAATCCAGCTGTTGGGCAGTTTGCATAAAGAGTCGGTGCAAACCTTCCTGCGACGGGAGGGAGACACTCAGGATTTTTACGTCAAATCCCTGTATCAAGGGAAAGACTGGTATGTCGTATTACGCGGCGTTTACCCTTCCATTGAGCAAGCCAAAGAAGCGCTCGCCCAGCTCCCCCAACCTTTGGTTGAGCAGGGGGCGTGGGTGCGCAGTATTTCCGGTTTGCAAGGCTTGGTCAAATAA
- the aroB gene encoding 3-dehydroquinate synthase, giving the protein METLQVELGDRSYPIYIGAGLLKVSSYFTDAIRRKQVMIVTNETIAPLYLAQLEASLEGFQVDKTILEDGEQFKNLDSLNNIFDHLLTQKHNRTTTLIALGGGVIGDMTGFAAACYQRGVDFIQVPTTLLSQVDSSVGGKTGVNHPQGKNMIGAFYQPRAVVIDTDTLKTLPAAEVSAGLAEVIKYGLIYDQAFFSWLEENIDLIKELDAAAITHAIKRSCEIKAEVVAADETEQGLRAILNLGHTFGHAIEAYTHYKEWLHGEAVAVGMLMAADLSRRMGRLNEQDCERITKLISRADLPVRPPVSMTKGDFIRYMAIDKKVLDGQLRLVLLESLGRADVTADFPADMLQETLALFTTH; this is encoded by the coding sequence ATGGAAACCCTTCAGGTCGAGCTAGGCGACCGTAGCTACCCAATCTACATCGGAGCAGGCTTGCTGAAGGTATCGAGCTATTTTACGGACGCCATTAGGCGCAAGCAGGTGATGATCGTCACCAATGAAACGATCGCTCCTCTTTATTTGGCGCAGCTTGAGGCCAGTCTTGAAGGCTTTCAAGTTGACAAGACGATCTTGGAAGATGGTGAGCAGTTCAAGAATCTGGACTCACTGAATAACATCTTTGACCATCTGCTAACCCAGAAACATAACCGTACTACAACGCTTATCGCCCTTGGCGGTGGCGTGATCGGCGATATGACCGGCTTCGCCGCCGCTTGCTATCAGCGAGGGGTGGACTTTATTCAGGTCCCTACCACTTTATTATCGCAGGTGGATTCTTCGGTTGGCGGCAAAACCGGCGTGAATCATCCGCAGGGTAAAAATATGATAGGCGCCTTCTACCAGCCGAGAGCAGTGGTTATTGACACAGACACGCTCAAAACCCTCCCGGCGGCGGAAGTGTCAGCGGGCCTGGCGGAAGTTATTAAGTATGGTCTTATTTACGATCAGGCGTTTTTTAGCTGGCTGGAAGAGAATATTGACCTGATTAAGGAGCTCGACGCTGCCGCCATTACCCACGCCATTAAGCGTTCCTGTGAAATTAAAGCGGAAGTGGTCGCTGCAGATGAGACAGAGCAGGGGCTACGCGCCATATTGAACCTCGGCCATACCTTCGGACATGCTATTGAAGCTTACACCCACTACAAAGAGTGGTTGCATGGCGAAGCGGTAGCCGTAGGAATGTTGATGGCGGCGGATTTATCGCGTCGTATGGGAAGACTGAATGAGCAGGATTGCGAGCGAATTACAAAATTGATCAGTCGTGCGGATTTGCCTGTCCGTCCCCCAGTGAGTATGACGAAAGGCGATTTTATCCGTTATATGGCTATCGATAAAAAAGTGCTGGATGGGCAGTTGCGCCTGGTGCTGTTGGAGTCGCTGGGACGGGCTGATGTGACTGCTGACTTCCCTGCGGACATGCTGCAGGAAACCTTGGCGCTTTTCACCACTCATTAG
- the aroK gene encoding shikimate kinase AroK: MLRYRGVSIWTVRVKAKKNVVLVGPMGTGKTTIGKLLAKELQFEFVDSDREIEARCGADIPWIFDVEGEVGFRGREKSVIADLSQRDAVVIATGGGAVVDPDNQIALKENGFIVYLHTSVEQQYQRTRKDRKRPLLRSEDPLSVLKKLMSVREPIYRSIADLIISTDSKRPKGVVRDIVKTLRASREETVER, encoded by the coding sequence ATGCTCCGCTACCGTGGCGTATCAATATGGACTGTTCGGGTGAAAGCGAAGAAGAATGTCGTTCTGGTGGGCCCTATGGGGACCGGTAAAACTACAATCGGCAAGTTGCTCGCGAAAGAGCTTCAGTTTGAGTTTGTAGACTCTGATCGTGAAATCGAGGCCCGCTGCGGCGCTGATATCCCCTGGATATTCGATGTGGAAGGCGAGGTTGGCTTTCGTGGGCGTGAAAAGAGCGTTATTGCTGACCTTTCGCAGCGAGATGCGGTCGTCATTGCGACGGGAGGCGGCGCTGTTGTAGATCCTGACAATCAGATCGCATTGAAAGAAAACGGCTTCATCGTTTATCTCCATACCTCCGTAGAGCAGCAATATCAGCGCACTCGGAAAGACCGCAAAAGACCTTTGTTGCGTAGTGAAGACCCTCTCAGTGTGCTGAAGAAACTAATGTCAGTACGCGAGCCAATATACAGATCCATAGCTGACCTGATTATCAGTACCGATAGTAAGCGTCCCAAAGGAGTCGTGCGGGATATTGTGAAAACACTTCGGGCATCACGTGAGGAAACTGTCGAGCGATGA